The genomic interval GCCTTGGTCGCGCCATAGACGGCCATGTACGGCGTGGGCAGGTAGCCCGCGACGGAGGCCACGTTGATGACGCCACCCTGGCGCAGGGTGATGCCGTCGATGAACAGGTGAGTCAGGTCCACGAGCGCGCTCACGTTGAGCGCCACCTGGCCGTGCTGCTCGTCGAACGGGAGCGACTCGAAGGGGCCATAGCGGCCGAAACCCGCGTTGTTGACGAGCACGTCCACCGCGAGCCCCTGGGCCACGACGGCGTCATGGAGTCGTCTGGGAGCACCGGGCTCGGCGAGGTCGCACGCGAACACATGGGCGTTGCCCAACTCGGCCGCGAGGGCCTGGAGCTTCGCCTCACCGCGAGCGACCAGGAGGAGCGTCGCGCCCCTCCGGGACAGCTCGCGCGCGAAGGCTTCGCCAATGCCCATGGACGCACCGGTGATGAGGACCGTCTTGCCGTGAAAGTTCATGGCCAGGGCAGTAACCCCGGTGCGGAGGCGCAACCACGCCAATCCCTGGAGACCTCTTTTGCAGGAACGCAAAGCCGGCGGTCGTGTCCCTATAGGTGCAATGCATCCATTGACTCTCCCCTCGGAGAGCGAGCGACAGGACGGCCATTCGCGCAGCTTCCTCCTCGGGACGCCCTCCACACAAAGTGCGGGAGAGCCACTGCGCTCGACAGGCGCAACACACCGCCCCCGGGAGCTTCCAGCGGCGTTTGGCGGAGAGGCTCCAGCAGCTCCGTCTCCTCGCCACTGCCAGCCGAGAGAGCCTGACCCATGCCGCGTCCCGACTGGGAAGGCGGCTGGGCTGGGCTGGCGGGTGTCTGCTGGAGCTGTATGGCTTCTGCCCCGGCCCGGAGTGCGGCACAGGGGCTCCCCGTCAGCGTCCCTCCGCGGGCTCCTCCGCTCCATCCCCCCCTCGGAAAGGCGCCTCTCCCATCCCGGGCAGAGCCCTTGCGCGTGCCAACCCCCGACTCCAGCGTCGACAAGAGACAGCGAGACACGACGAGGGCCGAACCCATGGCGGAACAACAAACTCAGCGAGAGAAATCACCGGAGCCCATCATCCCCGTCCAGCCAGGAATCCAGGAGGGGCGGCGCATCGAGGACCACGCACTCATCGGGAACCTGCGCTCCGCGGCCCTGGTCACCCTGGACGGGACGATCGACTGGCTGTGTCTGCCAGACTTCGACTCGGACGCTTGCTTCGCGAGCCTGGTCGGGAAAGAGGAGAACGGCGAGTGGGCGCTCGCGCCGAGCGACCCCATCCAGAAGGTCACCCGCCGCTACCGCAAGGACACCCTGATTCTGGAGACGGACTTCACCTGTGACTCCGGCTCCGTGCGGGTGATCGACTTCATGCCCCTCCACCAGGAATTCCCCACGCTCGTCAGGACCATCGTCGGCGTGAAGGGGACGGTGGCCATGCATTCGAAGCTGACGCCCCGCTTCTCCTTCGGCCGCTCCATCCCCCGGGTGGAGAGCATGGACGGTTCGCTCCGGGCCTTCGCCGGTCCCGACGCCGTGTTCCTACGGCGGACCGACCGGGACTCCCCCTCGCCGCTGGTCTCGAAATTCCACGTGACCGAGGGCCAGCGCTTCTCCTGGGTGATGAGCTGGAACTAC from Myxococcus stipitatus carries:
- a CDS encoding SDR family oxidoreductase; the encoded protein is MNFHGKTVLITGASMGIGEAFARELSRRGATLLLVARGEAKLQALAAELGNAHVFACDLAEPGAPRRLHDAVVAQGLAVDVLVNNAGFGRYGPFESLPFDEQHGQVALNVSALVDLTHLFIDGITLRQGGVINVASVAGYLPTPYMAVYGATKAFVLSFSEALWGEYRPRGVRVLCLSPGQTQTAFFDRAVGLAQQKHKARPEDVVRLGLEAFAQGRASIVHGHGNRLLTTLSHLFPRALIARLGARMFAPRPTPAKLAP